From a region of the Rathayibacter sp. VKM Ac-2804 genome:
- a CDS encoding ATP-binding protein → MSTPTLPSTAGSPPLSGPPPGRAPSARPPLRRQRRVVLGGVCAALAEHLGLRVGTVRFLAIVATLLGGGGALLYLWLWALVPLRDAGGEAAGVRRSVPVAALLVGVAGAATLSVLVALRGGDDADVTRALAAVALLSGGAVAWSLGFDRGDTSRSARSSTVVRLASCAVLVVAGAVVLTARPSAVNAVLAVGVLLVAAGVLAAPRVVTLWTELMGERAARVREEQRAEIAAHLHDSVLQTLALIQNRAGASSEVARIARAQERELRDWLFERDVPVANDLAAEIRAIAAAIELDWPATLEVVAVGASVPGAAPVLAATREAMLNAARHAGGDVSVYVESSAAGVDVFVRDRGPGVDLGALPGDRLGIRESIVGRMARAGGSATVRPGAGGAGTEVHLRLPAGAER, encoded by the coding sequence GTGAGCACACCCACCCTCCCGAGCACCGCCGGGAGTCCGCCGCTGAGCGGGCCGCCACCGGGCCGAGCGCCGTCGGCCCGGCCGCCGCTGCGCCGTCAGCGGAGGGTCGTCCTCGGCGGCGTGTGCGCGGCGCTCGCCGAGCACCTGGGCCTGCGCGTCGGGACGGTCCGCTTCCTCGCGATCGTCGCGACCCTGCTGGGCGGCGGCGGCGCACTGCTCTACCTGTGGCTCTGGGCGCTCGTGCCCCTGCGCGACGCCGGCGGGGAGGCGGCCGGCGTGCGCCGCTCCGTCCCGGTCGCCGCGCTGCTCGTCGGCGTCGCCGGCGCCGCGACGCTCTCGGTCCTCGTCGCGCTCCGCGGGGGCGACGACGCGGACGTCACCCGGGCGCTCGCCGCCGTCGCGCTGCTCTCGGGCGGCGCCGTCGCCTGGAGCCTGGGCTTCGACCGCGGCGACACCTCGCGCTCGGCGCGCTCCTCCACCGTCGTCCGCCTCGCCTCCTGCGCCGTCCTCGTCGTCGCCGGGGCCGTCGTGCTCACGGCGCGCCCCAGCGCGGTCAACGCGGTGCTGGCGGTCGGCGTCCTGCTCGTCGCCGCGGGCGTGCTCGCCGCCCCCCGGGTCGTCACGCTGTGGACCGAGCTGATGGGCGAGCGGGCGGCGCGGGTCCGCGAGGAGCAGCGCGCCGAGATCGCCGCGCACCTGCACGACTCCGTGCTGCAGACCCTGGCCCTGATCCAGAACCGCGCGGGCGCGTCGAGCGAGGTCGCCCGCATCGCCCGCGCGCAGGAGCGGGAGCTGCGCGACTGGCTGTTCGAGCGCGACGTGCCGGTGGCGAACGACCTGGCGGCCGAGATCCGCGCCATCGCCGCCGCGATCGAGCTCGACTGGCCGGCGACGCTCGAGGTGGTCGCGGTGGGGGCCTCGGTGCCGGGCGCCGCGCCCGTGCTGGCCGCGACCCGCGAGGCGATGCTCAACGCCGCTCGGCACGCGGGCGGCGACGTGTCGGTCTACGTCGAGTCCTCCGCCGCCGGGGTCGACGTGTTCGTCCGCGACCGCGGCCCCGGAGTCGACCTCGGCGCCCTCCCGGGCGACCGCCTCGGCATCCGGGAGTCGATCGTCGGGCGGATGGCGCGCGCGGGCGGCAGCGCGACCGTCCGGCCCGGAGCGGGCGGCGCGGGCACCGAGGTCCACCTGCGCCTGCCGGCGGGGGCCGAGCGGTGA
- a CDS encoding PspC domain-containing protein: MTAASTIPPAQEDTAGDPPTPGPSAPGEPGPGYSGSDPSDPGPGAAGPGPSGPDAPSENRFLLWLRSLDLARRPGWVGGVCAGIADRLGIDPLIVRGVFVVVAVLGGPAFLFYAAAWLLLPDEDGVLPVEELLGGRLTRVHAAIGALVLASMLPVAQGFWSLGGAYTGAAPWAPATGRALWTVVVLVLIVLFVVWIARRSGRADRTPPPYGTPAGPGASTAGYPAPSGEPASGARLLPPQRPTEARPSTPEDLALWRERQEEWKAEREAFRAQESATARETARARAEESRQRAGAITAARLERRRQHREANPRLRRSVTLLVLGLAAVAGAIASLTVSGSTATVVGFSVATLVLGLAIVAAGLLRRRAILLIAVSVITVLTASTASLVPPERRLLPMLSSYGLSNAVPGSYAMVAGDLQITIDPSLGDPGEVIDVWQGAGNITVMPMEGAAVRLEATTANGYYWLTTAFADGDVGSDPVDVEYSRDGATWTQTFGDPDAEPVVVRIAQGRGGVTVYDRTAEDSTSGAALDPDGPATAEPTDLPAPADTDAPTDPGTTTDPGTPTDPGSTTGTDSTTPTEAGR; the protein is encoded by the coding sequence ATGACAGCAGCGAGCACGATCCCGCCGGCGCAGGAGGACACGGCGGGCGACCCGCCGACTCCCGGCCCCTCCGCACCCGGCGAGCCCGGCCCGGGCTACTCCGGCTCGGACCCCTCCGACCCCGGCCCGGGCGCCGCGGGCCCCGGCCCCTCCGGCCCCGACGCCCCCTCCGAGAACCGCTTCCTCCTCTGGCTGCGCTCGCTCGACCTGGCCCGCCGGCCCGGCTGGGTCGGCGGCGTCTGCGCCGGCATCGCCGACCGCCTCGGCATCGACCCGTTGATCGTGCGCGGGGTCTTCGTCGTCGTCGCCGTGCTGGGCGGCCCGGCCTTCCTCTTCTACGCGGCAGCCTGGCTGCTGCTGCCCGACGAGGACGGCGTGCTGCCGGTCGAGGAGCTGCTCGGCGGCCGCCTGACCCGCGTGCACGCCGCCATCGGGGCCCTCGTCCTCGCCTCGATGCTCCCCGTCGCGCAGGGCTTCTGGTCGCTCGGCGGCGCGTACACCGGCGCGGCGCCCTGGGCGCCCGCCACCGGCCGCGCCCTCTGGACCGTCGTCGTCCTCGTGCTCATCGTGCTCTTCGTGGTTTGGATCGCCCGCCGCTCCGGTCGAGCCGACCGGACGCCCCCGCCGTACGGCACCCCCGCAGGACCCGGCGCCTCGACCGCCGGCTACCCCGCTCCCAGCGGAGAGCCCGCGAGCGGCGCTCGCCTCCTGCCCCCGCAGCGCCCCACCGAGGCGCGCCCGAGCACCCCGGAGGACCTCGCGCTGTGGCGCGAGCGCCAGGAGGAGTGGAAGGCCGAGCGGGAGGCGTTCCGCGCCCAGGAGAGCGCGACCGCCCGCGAGACGGCCCGCGCCCGAGCGGAGGAGTCTCGCCAGCGAGCGGGCGCCATCACCGCGGCTCGGCTCGAGCGGCGGCGACAGCACCGCGAGGCGAACCCGCGGCTGCGGCGGAGCGTCACCCTGCTCGTGCTCGGCCTGGCGGCCGTCGCCGGTGCGATCGCGTCGCTCACCGTCTCCGGCTCGACCGCGACCGTGGTCGGCTTCAGCGTCGCGACCCTGGTGCTCGGGCTCGCGATCGTGGCGGCCGGGCTGCTCCGCCGGCGCGCGATCCTCCTGATCGCTGTCTCGGTGATCACGGTGCTGACGGCCTCGACGGCGTCGCTCGTCCCGCCCGAGCGCCGGCTGCTGCCGATGCTCAGCTCGTACGGCCTCTCGAACGCGGTTCCCGGCAGCTACGCGATGGTGGCGGGCGACCTGCAGATCACGATCGACCCGTCGCTGGGTGACCCGGGCGAGGTGATCGACGTCTGGCAGGGCGCCGGGAACATCACCGTCATGCCGATGGAGGGGGCGGCGGTCCGCCTCGAGGCGACCACGGCGAACGGCTACTACTGGCTGACGACCGCCTTCGCCGACGGCGACGTGGGGTCCGACCCGGTGGACGTCGAGTACAGCCGCGACGGAGCCACCTGGACGCAGACCTTCGGCGACCCGGACGCCGAGCCGGTCGTCGTCCGGATCGCGCAGGGCCGCGGCGGGGTCACCGTCTACGACCGGACCGCCGAGGACTCGACCAGCGGCGCCGCACTCGACCCGGACGGCCCTGCGACCGCGGAACCGACCGACCTCCCGGCCCCGGCGGACACCGACGCCCCGACGGATCCCGGCACCACGACGGACCCCGGCACCCCGACAGACCCCGGCAGCACGACCGGAACCGACAGCACGACCCCGACGGAGGCAGGACGATGA
- a CDS encoding sodium:proton antiporter: MELSIAAVIGVAVLVAVAAFARRLGVAAPIALVLAGVGLSFLPGVPEVVVPHEWVLDGVLPPLLYAAAISVPFVDFRRNIATISGLSVVLVLISAAGIGALLFVLLPELGLPLAIAVGAIISPPDAVAATSVGRRLGLPPRLLTLLEGEGLINDATALVLLRSALAAAAGTLATPWAAIGDFLYAVVVAVIVGLVASIVTVFVRSRLEDPVLNTVVSFVVPFVAFIPAETLGASGVLAVVVAGLHTGHASSRAFTAQSRVNDRINWRTVQFLLENGVFLLIGLEIRSLIEDADSAALTIPAAVGIGLVATAGLIVVRFAWVGPVLLGERWQTRRAERRAREQKELLESTGGVRLPRAERSKARRRYQLRRSDYRHFSTNDLGWRGGLVLGWSGMRGVVTLAAAQSLPEDIPYRPQLVLIAFTVAVSTLLIQGSTLPLLIRATGIRGVDVPEDQRELAGLLDEITEKGLSVLEKPGEVVEGVDDVDPDVLERVRQTSFLRSEAAWERARGSRRDVADTPHRLYRALRLAVVSAEREALLDARSRRAYPQRILGQAQALLDLEETRLRLRRGSTS, from the coding sequence ATGGAGCTGAGCATCGCCGCCGTCATCGGCGTCGCCGTCCTCGTGGCCGTCGCCGCGTTCGCCCGCCGGCTCGGCGTCGCCGCGCCCATCGCGCTGGTGCTCGCCGGCGTCGGCCTCTCCTTCCTCCCCGGTGTCCCCGAGGTGGTCGTGCCGCACGAGTGGGTGCTCGACGGCGTGCTGCCGCCCCTGCTCTACGCCGCGGCGATCAGCGTGCCGTTCGTGGACTTCCGCCGGAACATCGCCACCATCAGCGGCCTCTCGGTGGTGCTCGTGCTGATCTCGGCCGCCGGGATCGGAGCGCTGCTCTTCGTCCTGCTGCCCGAGCTGGGCCTGCCGCTCGCCATCGCGGTCGGCGCGATCATCAGCCCGCCCGACGCGGTCGCGGCCACGAGCGTCGGCCGGCGCCTCGGCCTGCCGCCGCGACTGCTCACCCTGCTCGAGGGCGAGGGCCTGATCAACGACGCGACGGCGCTCGTCCTCCTGCGCTCGGCCCTGGCCGCCGCGGCCGGCACGCTCGCGACCCCGTGGGCGGCGATCGGCGACTTCCTCTACGCCGTGGTGGTGGCCGTGATCGTCGGCCTGGTCGCGAGCATCGTCACGGTGTTCGTCCGCTCCCGTCTCGAGGACCCGGTGCTCAACACCGTCGTCTCCTTCGTCGTGCCGTTCGTCGCGTTCATCCCGGCCGAGACCCTGGGCGCCTCGGGCGTGCTCGCCGTCGTCGTCGCGGGCCTGCACACCGGGCACGCCTCCTCCCGCGCCTTCACCGCGCAGTCGCGCGTGAACGACCGCATCAACTGGCGCACCGTGCAGTTCCTCCTCGAGAACGGCGTCTTCCTGCTGATCGGACTCGAGATCCGCAGCCTGATCGAGGACGCCGACAGCGCCGCCCTCACCATCCCGGCGGCGGTCGGCATCGGCCTCGTCGCCACGGCCGGGCTCATCGTCGTCCGCTTCGCCTGGGTCGGCCCGGTGCTGCTCGGCGAGCGCTGGCAGACCCGCCGGGCCGAGCGGCGGGCGCGCGAGCAGAAGGAGCTGCTGGAGTCGACGGGCGGGGTGCGGCTGCCGCGCGCGGAGCGCAGCAAGGCCCGGCGGCGGTACCAGCTGCGCCGCTCGGACTACCGCCACTTCAGCACCAACGACCTGGGCTGGCGCGGCGGCCTGGTGCTGGGCTGGTCGGGCATGCGCGGAGTGGTCACCCTCGCCGCCGCGCAGTCCTTGCCGGAGGACATCCCCTACCGTCCGCAGCTGGTGCTGATCGCCTTCACCGTGGCGGTGTCGACGCTGCTGATCCAGGGCAGCACCCTGCCGCTGCTCATCCGCGCCACCGGGATCCGCGGGGTCGACGTGCCGGAGGACCAGCGCGAGCTCGCGGGCCTGCTCGACGAGATCACCGAGAAGGGGCTCTCCGTCCTCGAGAAGCCGGGCGAGGTGGTCGAGGGCGTCGACGACGTCGACCCGGACGTGCTCGAGCGGGTGCGCCAGACCTCGTTCCTGCGCTCGGAGGCGGCGTGGGAGCGGGCGCGCGGCTCCCGGCGCGACGTGGCCGACACTCCGCACCGGCTCTACCGGGCGCTGCGGCTCGCCGTCGTCTCGGCCGAGCGCGAGGCCCTGCTCGACGCGCGGTCCCGCCGCGCGTACCCGCAGCGGATCCTGGGCCAGGCGCAGGCGCTGCTCGACCTCGAGGAGACCCGGCTGCGACTGCGGCGCGGGTCGACGTCGTAG
- a CDS encoding decaprenyl-phosphate phosphoribosyltransferase, protein MNTARALVAAMRPRQWLKNVLVLAAPVAAARILEPEILVATVVGVIAFSLASSGGYLLNDLLDVESDRVHPKKRFRAIASGALPLKVAWPAAFVLMIVPVLVTFLLGFTWFAATLAAYLVMQISYCLWLKHEPVIDILIVAGGFVLRAISGAAIADIPLTQWFLLAVSSGSLFMVAGKRYSEKLQSEGKEESHTRSTLKVYTPGYLRFIWSVAASLTMISYALWALFINGENSLWSMASVVPFGAALFLYALDIERGRASAPEDIVLGNLRLLVCGALWAGLFVVAIMTRTTTG, encoded by the coding sequence GTGAACACCGCCCGCGCACTCGTCGCCGCCATGCGCCCGCGCCAGTGGCTGAAGAACGTCCTGGTGCTGGCCGCTCCGGTCGCCGCCGCGCGCATCCTCGAGCCCGAGATCCTCGTCGCGACCGTCGTCGGCGTGATCGCGTTCAGCCTGGCCTCGTCCGGCGGCTACCTCCTCAACGACCTGCTCGACGTCGAGTCCGACCGCGTGCACCCGAAGAAGCGCTTCCGCGCGATCGCGTCCGGGGCGCTGCCGCTGAAGGTCGCCTGGCCGGCCGCGTTCGTGCTGATGATCGTGCCGGTGCTGGTGACCTTCCTCCTCGGCTTCACGTGGTTCGCGGCGACGCTCGCGGCCTACCTGGTGATGCAGATCTCGTACTGCCTCTGGCTCAAGCACGAGCCGGTCATCGACATCCTGATCGTGGCGGGCGGATTCGTCCTCCGCGCGATCTCGGGCGCGGCCATCGCGGACATCCCGCTGACGCAGTGGTTCCTGCTCGCGGTGTCCTCGGGCTCGCTGTTCATGGTCGCGGGCAAGCGCTACTCCGAGAAGCTGCAGAGCGAGGGCAAGGAGGAGAGCCACACCCGCTCGACCCTCAAGGTCTACACGCCGGGCTACCTGCGCTTCATCTGGTCGGTCGCCGCATCGCTGACGATGATCTCCTACGCGCTGTGGGCACTGTTCATCAACGGCGAGAACTCGCTCTGGTCGATGGCGTCGGTCGTGCCGTTCGGCGCGGCGCTCTTCCTCTACGCCCTCGACATCGAGCGCGGGCGGGCCTCGGCGCCGGAGGACATCGTGCTCGGCAACCTCCGGCTGCTGGTCTGCGGTGCGCTTTGGGCGGGGCTGTTCGTCGTCGCGATCATGACCCGGACGACCACGGGCTGA
- a CDS encoding GtrA family protein, protein MRTTALYVVFAILATAVNLSTQMLVELAVDAEWATVAAVLAGTLTGVIAKYVLDKRFIFKHETMNAAHGLKTFLLYGVMSGVTTLIFWGFEFGFDALFGTDLARYTGAVIGLAIGYVAKYHLDKNVTFSGPREEPA, encoded by the coding sequence ATGCGGACGACCGCGCTGTACGTCGTCTTCGCGATCCTTGCAACGGCGGTGAATCTGAGCACGCAGATGCTCGTCGAGCTCGCCGTCGACGCGGAGTGGGCCACCGTCGCCGCGGTGCTCGCGGGCACCCTGACGGGGGTGATCGCCAAGTACGTGCTCGACAAGCGCTTCATCTTCAAGCACGAGACGATGAATGCGGCGCACGGGCTGAAGACGTTCCTCCTCTACGGCGTGATGAGCGGCGTGACGACCCTGATCTTCTGGGGCTTCGAGTTCGGCTTCGACGCCCTCTTCGGCACGGACCTCGCCCGCTACACCGGGGCCGTCATCGGCCTGGCCATCGGCTACGTCGCCAAGTACCACCTCGACAAGAACGTCACGTTCTCCGGCCCGCGAGAGGAGCCCGCATGA
- a CDS encoding FAD-binding oxidoreductase has product MTSPVSSWGLLSRDEHRVTRITSVEQAQAALAAGDSGIAYGLGRSYGDVALNGGGRIWDFSGFDRLLAFDEETGVLRAEPGVLLRDVQAVFSPRGWMLPVTPGTKNVTLAGAIANDVHGKNHASAGTIGRHVRSFTLLRSDGSSSRCTPTENVELFEATIGGLGLTGLIVEVELGLARVPGPWLVSEDVPFQTLEGYLDLVHESMDVFEHTVAWIDVTTGGGRRGVYSRADSTAAPELPETRPGSLKVPFAFPLSVVNRATLPLLNRAYYRLKATRARRSVQHYEQFNYPLDAIEGWNTMYGPRGFYQYQSTVPWEGALETTREMLALIAASGTGSFLGVLKTFGALESPGLLSFPAPGVCFALDFPNTPVALPLFERLDALVLAAGGRLYPAKDARMTREMFEAGFPRLAEFALQRDPGISSGFSRRVLGS; this is encoded by the coding sequence ATGACCAGCCCCGTCTCCTCCTGGGGCCTGCTCTCGCGCGACGAGCACCGGGTCACCCGGATCACGAGCGTCGAGCAGGCGCAGGCCGCGCTGGCCGCGGGCGACAGCGGGATCGCCTACGGCCTCGGCCGCAGCTACGGCGACGTCGCGCTCAACGGCGGCGGCAGGATCTGGGACTTCAGCGGCTTCGACCGCCTCCTGGCCTTCGACGAGGAGACCGGCGTGCTCCGGGCCGAGCCGGGCGTGCTGCTGCGCGACGTGCAGGCCGTCTTCTCCCCGCGCGGCTGGATGCTGCCGGTCACCCCCGGCACCAAGAACGTGACCCTCGCCGGCGCGATCGCGAACGACGTGCACGGCAAGAACCACGCCTCCGCCGGCACGATCGGCCGGCACGTGCGCTCCTTCACGCTGCTGCGCAGCGACGGGTCGTCCTCGCGCTGCACGCCGACCGAGAACGTCGAGCTGTTCGAGGCGACGATCGGCGGCCTCGGGCTCACCGGGCTGATCGTCGAGGTGGAGCTCGGGCTCGCGCGCGTCCCCGGGCCGTGGCTCGTCAGTGAGGACGTGCCGTTCCAGACCCTCGAGGGGTACCTCGACCTCGTGCACGAGTCGATGGACGTCTTCGAGCACACGGTCGCCTGGATCGACGTGACCACGGGCGGCGGGCGCCGCGGCGTCTACTCCCGCGCCGACAGCACGGCCGCCCCGGAGCTGCCCGAGACGCGGCCGGGCTCGCTGAAGGTGCCCTTCGCCTTCCCGCTGTCGGTCGTCAACCGCGCGACGCTGCCGCTGCTCAACCGCGCCTACTACCGCCTGAAGGCGACCCGCGCCCGCCGCTCGGTGCAGCACTACGAGCAGTTCAACTACCCGCTCGACGCGATCGAGGGCTGGAACACGATGTACGGCCCGCGCGGCTTCTACCAGTACCAGAGCACCGTGCCGTGGGAGGGGGCGCTCGAGACGACCCGCGAGATGCTCGCGCTGATCGCGGCCTCGGGCACCGGCTCCTTCCTCGGCGTGCTGAAGACCTTCGGGGCGCTGGAGTCGCCGGGCCTGCTGAGCTTCCCGGCGCCCGGGGTCTGCTTCGCGCTCGACTTCCCCAACACGCCCGTCGCGCTGCCGCTGTTCGAGCGCCTCGACGCGCTGGTGCTCGCCGCGGGCGGCCGGCTCTACCCGGCGAAGGACGCGCGCATGACGCGCGAGATGTTCGAGGCCGGCTTCCCGCGCCTCGCCGAATTCGCCCTCCAGCGCGACCCGGGGATCTCCTCCGGCTTCTCGCGCCGAGTCCTCGGGAGCTGA
- a CDS encoding SDR family NAD(P)-dependent oxidoreductase has protein sequence MSTGTPSKIVVVGATSAIAEHTLRLWLGTGARSALLVGRDAGRLEALATDLRVRFPAAALSVAAVDLTDPAAISSVVATSLEGGAPDSVLIAHGTMTTQDEASADLAVARDVLVVTGVSVALWMEAYANALTSGSIGVIGSVAGDRGRKTNYVYGSAKGLVERFAQGLQHRLAGSRLSVVLIKPGPTDTPMTASLKQSGASLAPVESVAKDVAAAMASGRAVAYAPAKWRVIMTVIRLMPSPIFNRLNI, from the coding sequence GTGAGCACTGGTACCCCCTCCAAGATCGTCGTGGTCGGAGCGACCTCCGCCATCGCCGAGCACACGCTGCGGCTGTGGCTGGGCACGGGCGCGCGCTCGGCGCTGCTGGTCGGCCGCGACGCCGGCCGGCTGGAGGCGCTGGCGACGGATCTGCGCGTGCGCTTCCCCGCCGCCGCGCTCTCGGTCGCCGCGGTCGACCTGACCGATCCCGCCGCGATCTCCTCGGTCGTCGCGACCTCGCTCGAGGGCGGCGCCCCCGACTCCGTGCTGATCGCCCACGGCACGATGACGACCCAGGACGAGGCGTCCGCCGACCTCGCCGTCGCCCGCGACGTCCTCGTCGTCACCGGGGTCTCGGTGGCCCTCTGGATGGAGGCGTACGCGAACGCGCTGACCTCCGGGAGCATCGGCGTGATCGGCTCCGTCGCCGGCGACCGCGGCCGCAAGACCAACTACGTCTACGGCTCCGCCAAGGGCCTGGTCGAGCGCTTCGCCCAGGGCCTGCAGCACCGCCTGGCCGGCTCGCGCCTGTCCGTCGTGCTGATCAAGCCCGGCCCGACCGACACCCCGATGACGGCCTCGCTGAAGCAGAGCGGAGCGTCGCTGGCGCCGGTCGAGTCGGTCGCGAAGGACGTCGCCGCCGCGATGGCCTCCGGGCGCGCGGTCGCCTACGCCCCGGCCAAGTGGCGCGTCATCATGACGGTCATCCGCCTGATGCCGTCTCCGATCTTCAACCGCCTGAACATCTGA
- a CDS encoding glycosyltransferase, whose protein sequence is MATATARVGEILLARGLITSEQLDEALRRQAREGGLLGRHLIIDGAVTRREMYAALAEQWDAPMIDLVEEPPGAALLARIGASTLVGAGWLPWRVLSDGTGVIATSVPPTEEMLAEARAMLEVEVVAVRTTTDWDVFQAVENACRAALLFGAADSLAVQSGDESAKSGLRRWQVITPLVVAAIVIVGAVLAPSLTFVIVLASANLLFLMNIAFKALAGLRAPLNQSSVKAWEEEVAIERGRRGLDVSPPRMTDEELPIYTILVPAYKEANIISKLLVNLGALDYPKAKLEVLVLLEADDDETIAAVRRMSPPEYVRMVIVPPGGPQTKPRACNYGLSFARGEFVVIYDAEDRPDPDQLRKCVRLFREDAFEREHVDPEQKQLVCLQGALSYFNADYNVLTRMFAVEYAHWFGAMLPGLDQSHLPIPLGGTSNHFETRVLRELGAWDPYNVTEDADLGLRVAAHGYRVGVVDSNTWEEACAEVPAWIKQRTRWIKGYMMTAGVNTRHPIRWFKVNGVLGSLSLVALIMGTPVAFLLYPLVLGFTVITYIGVQFLGLDLPEWLIVAGTTNMLFSNTLMIVVSGIAAWKRYNWRVAAFAILNPVYWVLHSISAWRAAWQIVFSPHKWEKTPHGLTEDYEDSTIGAPA, encoded by the coding sequence ATGGCGACCGCCACCGCCCGGGTGGGCGAGATCCTGCTCGCCCGCGGCCTGATCACGAGCGAGCAGCTCGACGAGGCCCTGCGCCGGCAGGCGCGCGAGGGTGGCCTGCTCGGCCGGCACCTCATCATCGACGGCGCCGTCACCCGCCGCGAGATGTACGCGGCGCTGGCGGAGCAGTGGGACGCGCCGATGATCGACCTGGTCGAGGAGCCGCCGGGAGCCGCGCTGCTGGCCCGCATCGGCGCCTCGACCCTGGTCGGCGCGGGTTGGCTGCCCTGGCGCGTGCTGTCCGACGGGACCGGCGTCATCGCCACCTCCGTCCCGCCGACCGAGGAGATGCTCGCCGAGGCCCGCGCGATGCTCGAGGTCGAGGTCGTCGCCGTGCGGACCACGACCGACTGGGACGTCTTCCAGGCCGTGGAGAACGCCTGCCGCGCCGCCCTGCTCTTCGGCGCGGCCGACTCGCTCGCGGTGCAGAGCGGCGACGAGTCGGCCAAGTCGGGGCTGCGCCGCTGGCAGGTGATCACTCCGCTCGTGGTCGCCGCGATCGTGATCGTCGGCGCGGTGCTGGCGCCGAGCCTCACCTTCGTGATCGTGCTCGCCTCGGCGAACCTGCTCTTCCTGATGAACATCGCCTTCAAGGCGCTGGCCGGCCTGCGCGCCCCGCTCAACCAGAGCTCGGTGAAGGCCTGGGAGGAGGAGGTGGCGATCGAGCGCGGCCGCCGCGGCCTCGACGTCTCGCCGCCGCGGATGACCGACGAGGAGCTGCCGATCTACACGATCCTCGTCCCCGCCTACAAGGAGGCCAACATCATCAGCAAGCTGCTGGTGAACCTCGGCGCCCTCGACTACCCCAAGGCCAAGCTCGAGGTGCTCGTGCTGCTCGAGGCCGACGACGACGAGACGATCGCGGCGGTGCGCCGGATGAGCCCGCCGGAGTACGTGCGGATGGTGATCGTGCCCCCGGGCGGCCCGCAGACCAAGCCGCGCGCCTGCAACTACGGGCTCAGCTTCGCCCGCGGCGAGTTCGTGGTGATCTACGACGCGGAGGACCGGCCCGACCCCGACCAGCTGCGCAAGTGCGTGCGGCTGTTCCGCGAGGACGCCTTCGAGCGCGAGCACGTGGATCCGGAGCAGAAGCAGCTGGTCTGCCTGCAGGGCGCGCTGAGCTACTTCAACGCCGACTACAACGTGCTCACCCGGATGTTCGCCGTCGAGTACGCGCACTGGTTCGGCGCGATGCTGCCCGGCCTCGACCAGTCGCACCTGCCGATCCCGCTCGGCGGCACCTCGAACCACTTCGAGACCCGCGTGCTGCGCGAGCTCGGCGCCTGGGACCCGTACAACGTCACGGAGGACGCCGACCTCGGCCTGCGCGTGGCCGCGCACGGCTACCGGGTGGGCGTCGTCGACTCCAACACCTGGGAGGAGGCGTGCGCCGAGGTCCCCGCGTGGATCAAGCAGCGCACCCGGTGGATCAAGGGCTACATGATGACCGCGGGAGTGAACACGCGGCACCCGATCCGCTGGTTCAAGGTGAACGGGGTGCTGGGCTCGCTGAGCCTCGTGGCTCTGATCATGGGGACGCCGGTCGCCTTCCTGCTCTACCCGCTGGTGCTCGGCTTCACCGTGATCACCTACATCGGCGTGCAGTTCCTGGGGCTGGATCTGCCGGAGTGGCTGATCGTCGCGGGGACGACGAACATGCTCTTCTCGAACACGCTGATGATCGTCGTCTCGGGGATCGCGGCGTGGAAGCGCTACAACTGGCGGGTCGCGGCGTTCGCGATCCTGAACCCCGTCTACTGGGTGCTGCACTCCATCTCGGCCTGGCGCGCGGCCTGGCAGATCGTCTTCAGCCCGCACAAGTGGGAGAAGACGCCCCACGGCCTCACGGAGGACTACGAGGACTCCACGATCGGGGCGCCGGCGTAG